In Azospirillaceae bacterium, a genomic segment contains:
- the kynB gene encoding arylformamidase, producing MTTPPRLWDISQPLRPGLPVWPGDTAFGEERTWAIGPGCPVNVSRLVMSTHSGTHADAPLHYDARGLTAGAMDLAPYLGPAQVVTVPAGVPFATVDHVAPHWRPGVPRLLLHSYDRFPHDAWRSDYTAIDPALIDWLAGLGGVLLGTDAPSLDPQDSKDLPAHMMLNRHRLAVLEGLVFDGVPDGVYELIALPLPLGNADASPVRAVLRELA from the coding sequence ATGACCACCCCGCCCCGCCTCTGGGACATCAGCCAGCCTTTGCGCCCCGGCTTGCCGGTGTGGCCGGGGGACACGGCGTTCGGGGAGGAACGGACCTGGGCGATCGGGCCGGGCTGTCCGGTGAACGTCAGCCGGCTGGTGATGTCCACCCACAGCGGCACCCATGCCGACGCACCCCTGCACTACGACGCCAGGGGGCTGACGGCGGGTGCGATGGATCTGGCGCCCTATCTGGGGCCGGCGCAAGTGGTGACGGTGCCGGCGGGCGTCCCCTTCGCCACGGTGGATCATGTGGCGCCGCATTGGCGGCCGGGCGTGCCCCGTCTGCTGCTGCACAGCTACGACCGCTTTCCGCATGATGCTTGGCGGTCGGATTACACCGCCATCGACCCGGCGCTGATCGATTGGCTGGCGGGGCTGGGCGGGGTGCTGCTGGGCACCGACGCGCCGTCGCTGGACCCGCAGGACAGCAAGGATTTGCCGGCCCACATGATGCTGAACCGCCACCGTTTGGCGGTGTTGGAAGGGTTGGTGTTCGACGGTGTGCCCGACGGCGTATACGAGCTGATCGCCCTGCCGCTGCCCCTGGGCAACGCCGACGCCTCGCCGGTGCGGGCGGTGTTGCGGGAACTGGCCTGA